The proteins below come from a single Uloborus diversus isolate 005 chromosome 10, Udiv.v.3.1, whole genome shotgun sequence genomic window:
- the LOC129231217 gene encoding tissue inhibitor of metalloproteinase-like gives MTTSLWLLFGALVISSMITDTNTCSCFYSHPQEHYCVADFVAVVRVKSRGKGDGHITAYHIKVKKEFKMTDKARHALSQGLIWTSSHEASCGVTLHPTRYLIAGRIRGEKAFISLCHFVQEWNKLSAKQKKGFRKLYQQGCRCRVRMPGYVKNPREPYCTWETFRGRNDCQALYSLCVPYVQSFNGTDECSWVSTSLYRRCMKERKYERELEP, from the exons ATGACTACTTCTTTGTGGCTCCTTTTCGGAGCCTTAGTGATATCTTCAATGATTACGGATACCAACACTTGTTCCTGCTTTTATTCACACCCACAAGAACATTACTGTGTTGCTGATTTCG TTGCTGTTGTGCGGGTGAAATCTCGAGGAAAAGGGGATGGCCATATCACGGCTTACCACATCAAAGTGAAAAAAGAATTCAAG ATGACCGATAAAGCCCGCCATGCATTGAGTCAAGGCCTGATATGGACTAGCAGCCACGAAGCCTCTTGTGGAGTGACGCTTCATCCAACCAGGTATCTTATTGCAG GTCGAATAAGAGGTGAGAAAGCATTCATATCTTTGTGCCACTTCGTCcaagaatggaataaattatctGCGAAACAGAAAAAAGGATTTCGAAAGCTCTACCAACAAGGGTGTCGTTGTCGG GTGAGAATGCCAGGTTACGTGAAAAATCCCAGAGAGCCATACTGTACTTGGGAAACTTTTAGAGGAAGAAATGATTGTCAAGCACTGTACTCACTATGCGTACCGTACGTGCAAAGTTTCAACGGTACTGATGAATGCTCATGGGTCAGTACCTCTCTATATCGCCGATGTATGAAAGAGCGGAAATACGAACGAGAACTGGAGCCCTAG